The Raphanus sativus cultivar WK10039 chromosome 2, ASM80110v3, whole genome shotgun sequence genome includes a region encoding these proteins:
- the LOC108824931 gene encoding cytokinin dehydrogenase 7 codes for MIAYIEPYFLDNDADTASVTGQSFDGVSESLDIQGEILCDGAAADIAGKDFGGMNCVKPLAVVRPVGPEDIAGAVRAALRSDKLTVAARGNGHSINGQAMAEGGLVVDMRSTAENHFEVGYLPGGGAFVDVSGGALWENVLKRCVSEYGLAPRSWTDYLGLTVGGTLSNAGVSGQAFRYGPQTSNVTELDVVTGNGDAVTCSEMENSELFFSVLGGLGQFGIITRARVLLQPAPDMVRWIRVVYTEFDEFTGDAEWLVSQKDESTFDYVEGFVFVNGDDLVNGWPTVPLHPDHDFDPTRLPQSSGSVLYCLELALHYRDSDSNSAVDKRVERLIGRLRFIKGLRFEVDLPYVDFLLRVNQSEEIAKVNGTWETPHPWLNLFVSKRDIGEFDRTVFKELAKNGVGGPMLVYPLLRSRWDDRTSVVLPEGDIFYIVALLRFVPTCAKASSVEKMVAQNQEVVQWCVRKGIDFKLYLPHYKSREEWIRHFGNRWSRFVDRKSMYDPMAILSPGQKIFNRAP; via the exons atGATAGCTTACATAGAGCCATACTTCTTGGATAACGACGCCGACACCGCCTCCGTTACCGGACAATCTTTCGATGGTGTCTCCGAGTCACTCGACATCCAGGGAGAAATCTTATGCGACGGTGCTGCGGCGGATATCGCCGGGAAGGACTTTGGTGGCATGAACTGCGTGAAGCCTCTTGCGGTGGTGAGACCCGTGGGACCTGAGGATATCGCCGGAGCGGTGAGAGCAGCTCTGAGGTCCGATAAACTCACGGTGGCGGCGCGAGGAAACGGCCATTCGATCAACGGCCAGGCCATGGCGGAAGGAGGGCTTGTCGTCGATATGCGTTCCACGGCGGAGAATCATTTCGAGGTTGGATATTTACCCGGTGGTGGTGCGTTTGTTGACGTCTCCGGAGGGGCATTATGGGAAAATGTGTTGAAACGGTGCGTTTCGGAGTATGGTTTGGCGCCTCGGTCGTGGACTGATTACCTCGGGTTAACGGTTGGCGGGACGTTGTCGAATGCCGGCGTTAGTGGACAAGCGTTCCGTTACGGACCACAGACGTCAAATGTGACGGAGTTAGACGTGGTGACGGGAAACGGAGACGCCGTTACTTGCTCGGAGATGGAGAACTCGGAgctcttcttctctgttttagGTGGTCTTGGCCAATTCGGTATCATCACCAGAGCTAGGGTTTTGCTACAGCCAGCACCAGATATG GTGAGGTGGATAAGAGTCGTTTACACCGAGTTCGACGAGTTCACTGGTGACGCCGAGTGGCTAGTGAGTCAGAAGGACGAGTCAACGTTTGATTACGTGGAGGGATTCGTGTTCGTCAACGGCGATGACCTGGTCAACGGGTGGCCTACGGTTCCACTCCACCCAGACCACGACTTTGACCCGACCCGACTCCCACAATCATCCGGATCGGTTCTTTACTGCCTTGAACTAGCTCTCCACTACCGAGATTCCGACTCAAACTCAGCCGTCGACAAG AGAGTGGAGAGATTGATAGGACGGCTGAGATTTATTAAAGGACTGAGGTTCGAGGTTGATCTACCTTACGTTGACTTTTTACTGAGAGTAAACCAGTCTGAGGAGATAGCGAAGGTGAACGGCACGTGGGAAACGCCGCACCCTTGGCTTAACCTCTTCGTGTCGAAACGTGACATCGGAGAATTTGATCGGACGGTTTTCAAGGAACTTGCCAAGAACGGAGTCGGAGGGCCCATGCTGGTCTACCCACTCTTGCGAAGCAG GTGGGATGACCGTACGTCCGTGGTTTTACCGGAAGGAGATATATTCTACATAGTGGCATTGCTTCGATTCGTACCGACGTGTGCTAAAGCTTCATCGGTCGAGAAGATGGTGGCTCAAAATCAGGAGGTTGTTCAATGGTGTGTCAGAAAGGGAATAGATTTTAAGCTGTATCTTCCTCACTACAAGTCTCGAGAGGAATGGATTCGTCATTTTGGGAACCGATGGTCGAGGTTCGTTGACAGAAAATCTATGTACGATCCCATGGCTATCCTTTCACCGGGTCAAAAGATTTTCAATAGGGCTCCTTGA